A single window of Macaca mulatta isolate MMU2019108-1 chromosome 9, T2T-MMU8v2.0, whole genome shotgun sequence DNA harbors:
- the DKK1 gene encoding dickkopf-related protein 1 precursor — protein sequence MMALGAAGAARVLVALVAAALGGHPLLGVSATLNSVLNSNAIKNLPPPLGGAAGHPGSAVSAAPGILYPGGNKYQTIDNYQPYPCAEDEECGTDEYCASPTRGGDAGVQICLACRKRRKRCMRHAMCCPGNYCKNGICVSSDQNNFRGEIEETITESFGNDHSTLDGYSRRTTLSSKMYHSKGQEGSVCLRSSDCATGLCCARHFWSKICKPVLKEGQVCTKHRRKGSHGLEIFQRCYCGEGLSCRIQKDHHQASNSSRLHTCQRH from the exons ATGATGGCTCTGGGCGCAGCAGGAGCTGCCCGGGTCTTGGTCGCGCTGGTAGCGGCGGCTCTTGGCGGCCACCCTCTGCTGGGAGTGAGCGCCACCTTGAACTCGGTTCTCAATTCCAACGCGATCAAGAACCTGCCCCCACCGCTGGGCGGCGCTGCGGGGCACCCAGGCTCTGCAGTCAGCGCCGCGCCAGGAATTCTGTACCCGGGCGGGAATAAGTACCAGACCATTGACAACTACCAG CCGTACCCGTGCGCAGAGGATGAGGAGTGCGGCACTGATGAGTACTGCGCTAGTCCCACCCGCGGAGGGGACGCGGGCGTGCAAATCTGTCTCGCCTGCAGGAAGCGCCGAAAACGCTGCATGCGTCACGCTATGTGCTGCCCCGGGAATTACTGCAAAAATG GAATATGTGTGTCTTCTGATCAAAATAATTTCCGAGGGGAAATTGAGGAAACCATTACTGAAAGCTTTGGTAATGATCATAGCACTTTGGATGGGTATTCCAGAAGAACAACATTGTCTTCAAAAATGTATCACAGCAAAG GACAAGAAGGTTCTGTGTGTCTCCGGTCATCAGACTGTGCCACAGGACTGTGTTGTGCTAGACACTTCTGGTCCAAGATCTGTAAACCTGTCCTCAAAGAAGGTCAAGTGTGTACCAAGCATAGAAGAAAAGGCTCTCATGGGCTAGAAATATTCCAGCGTTGTTACTGCGGAGAAGGTCTGTCTTGCCGGATACAGAAAGATCACCATCAAGCCAGTAATTCTTCTAGGCTTCACACTTGTCAGAGACACTAA